GGTTCCCAAAAATTCACCGGTCAGCGTAACCGCCTTGGTGACGCCGTGGATGGTGAGATCGCCGGTCACCTGCATCTTGCCGCCGCCGAGGGAGCGGCTGTTCTTTAGCGTAAAGGTGATTTCGGGAAACTTTTCGGCGTCGAAAAACTCGGGCGAGCGGAGATGATCGTCGCGTTTCTGGTCGCCAGTGTTGACGCTGGCCGTCTTGATGGCGGCTTGGGCGCTGTTGATGCCCTTCTTTGCCTCGTCAAAGTCGAAGCTCCCTTCAAACTCGTCGAATTTCCCCTTCACATTGGAGATGACCATATGCTTGACGGAGAAGCCGATGTTGCAGTGTGCCTTGTCCAGAACGTAAGTGGCCGCCGCCGCCCGCTCCGCCCCGCCGATGATGAATGCCGTGACCGTGAGCAATGCCAACAATTTTTTCATATGAGCCTCCATAATGATTATGTGCGTCATTCTAACATTGCCGCCGCGATTTCCGCTGAAGTTTGCCCCGCGATGGGGAAATTAACGCACGGCGAGGTGGATGCCGACCGCGGCCGCCGCCAGCGCGAACCCTCCCAGCCCCACCAAGGCGATTGTGTGCCCGCGCCAGCCGATGACGGTGCGCCCAAACATGAGAAGGGCATAGACGAACCAGACCACGATGATCGGGAGCACCCGCCCCGGCTTCGGGCCGAAAAACGAGCCGAACAGCTTGTGGGACCAGATCATGCCGCTCAAGACGCCGACGCTGATAAGCGGGAAACCGAACACCAACGCCCGGTTCAGCAGAAGGTCGAGGGTGCCGAGATCCGGCATCCGTTTGAACAGGCCGCTGAAACGGTGGTGCTTCAGCTCGTTTTCCTGGATGAGATACATGGCGCTGGCGGCGAACACCACGATGAACGACGAGAGCGCCAAAAACGAAACGGTGTAGTGCATGGTGAGCCAGAAGGCGCGCACCTGCCCGCCGCTCTCT
The genomic region above belongs to Nitrospinota bacterium and contains:
- a CDS encoding polyisoprenoid-binding protein, producing the protein MKKLLALLTVTAFIIGGAERAAAATYVLDKAHCNIGFSVKHMVISNVKGKFDEFEGSFDFDEAKKGINSAQAAIKTASVNTGDQKRDDHLRSPEFFDAEKFPEITFTLKNSRSLGGGKMQVTGDLTIHGVTKAVTLTGEFLGTANDPWGNKRAGFTAEGEVIRADYGMVWNKLLDGGGLVVGDKVKLQLEIEGILKK
- the ccsA gene encoding cytochrome c biogenesis protein CcsA; amino-acid sequence: MKTLLTLALFCYFLAMLKFFMHLAVRRQFFHALAVIMALLGFGLHTAGLMAISAKTGHGPYTTPFEYTSFFAWTTMAVLLVFAVFLRRIASVGAFVSPLAFLLMAYSMLLPEESGGQVRAFWLTMHYTVSFLALSSFIVVFAASAMYLIQENELKHHRFSGLFKRMPDLGTLDLLLNRALVFGFPLISVGVLSGMIWSHKLFGSFFGPKPGRVLPIIVVWFVYALLMFGRTVIGWRGHTIALVGLGGFALAAAAVGIHLAVR